From a region of the Zingiber officinale cultivar Zhangliang chromosome 4B, Zo_v1.1, whole genome shotgun sequence genome:
- the LOC121974921 gene encoding uncharacterized protein LOC121974921, which yields MEPALKPSSVRNLLLRALLFIVSVFLLRFVYVITVYGGSCTASDYCLLSSQAEPLAVAGNARGSAASVSVVSAHVGLGSSATSALWTSREWRKVVEFYSAMLQDLVVEGFLSPAFKCLCVGSPSGYEVLALKEIGVSDAVGVARKRAPPLVVAGGDPLRLPFKNATFDFILVGQSQDHSKQPVDIAAEIERTLMPHGFLAVLTASAADAYSLQSLAQLFPGFINVRAREINYSDSPISLREVVFRKQEGANIVSSKSNSHTECPIHENKLQILQSAEPIIQDEPLKPWITLKRNIHNVKYLPSIADISFKQRYIYVDVGSRSYGSSIGSWFRKQYPKQNHTFMIYAIEADKAFHKEYATKKGVTLLPFAAWVRNETLTFEINNDPSKHDVEKGGGMGRIRPIGGSGSHVSTGSVSAIQGFDFAAWLKRTVTERDYVVMKMDVEGTEFDLIPRLFETESICLIDELFLECHYNRWQKSCPGQRSPKYKNTYGECLKLFTSLRNSGVLVHQWW from the coding sequence ATGGAGCCGGCGTTAAAGCCGAGCTCGGTGCGCAACCTCCTTCTACGTGCGCTCCTCTTCATCGTTTCTGTTTTTCTCCTACGGTTCGTGTACGTCATCACTGTCTATGGGGGCTCCTGCACCGCAAGCGATTACTGCCTCTTGTCATCGCAGGCAGAGCCGCTCGCTGTCGCGGGAAACGCCAGAGGATCCGCGGCCTCGGTTTCCGTCGTTTCTGCCCATGTCGGTTTGGGGTCGTCCGCGACCTCAGCCCTCTGGACTAGCCGAGAGTGGCGGAAGGTCGTCGAATTCTATTCTGCCATGCTCCAGGACCTTGTGGTTGAAGGCTTCCTCTCCCCTGCCTTTAAGTGCTTGTGCGTCGGTAGCCCTTCGGGATATGAAGTGCTCGCGCTCAAGGAGATCGGAGTTTCTGACGCGGTAGGCGTCGCTAGGAAGAGAGCGCCGCCGTTGGTGGTTGCTGGAGGCGATCCTCTACGACTTCCATTCAAAAACGCCACCTTTGACTTTATTTTGGTGGGGCAAAGCCAAGATCACAGCAAACAACCGGTGGATATTGCGGCCGAGATCGAAAGGACGCTGATGCCCCATGGGTTCCTTGCAGTGCTAACTGCCTCCGCGGCAGATGCCTATAGTCTGCAGTCCCTCGCACAACTTTTCCCTGGCTTCATAAATGTTCGAGCAAGGGAGATCAACTATTCAGATTCTCCAATTTCTCTCCGGGAGGTAGTTTTCCGTAAGCAAGAAGGTGCAAACATTGTTAGTTCAAAGAGTAATTCTCATACTGAATGCCCAATCCATGAGAACAAGCTCCAGATTCTTCAGTCAGCAGAGCCTATAATTCAGGATGAGCCACTGAAGCCATGGATCACCCTCAAGCGGAACATTCATAATGTGAAGTATTTGCCATCAATTGCTGATATAAGCTTCAAGCAAAGGTATATTTATGTCGATGTAGGTTCTCGGAGCTATGGCTCAAGCATCGGAAGCTGGTTCAGGAAACAATACCCCAAGCAGAATCACACTTTCATGATTTATGCAATTGAAGCCGATAAAGCATTTCACAAAGAGTATGCCACTAAGAAAGGTGTGACCTTGCTACCCTTCGCAGCATGGGTACGCAATGAAACTTTAACCTTTGAGATTAATAATGATCCAAGTAAACATGATGTTGAGAAAGGAGGAGGAATGGGCCGTATCAGGCCTATCGGGGGCTCTGGTAGTCATGTTTCTACAGGTTCAGTGAGTGCAATTCAAGGGTTTGATTTTGCTGCGTGGCTGAAGAGGACAGTAACTGAGAGGGACTATGTTGTGATGAAGATGGATGTTGAAGGGACTGAGTTTGATCTGATACCGAGGCTGTTTGAGACTGAGAGTATCTGCCTGATTGACGAGCTCTTTCTTGAGTGCCACTACAATAGATGGCAGAAGAGCTGCCCTGGACAAAGGAGCCCAAAGTACAAAAACACATATGGGGAATGCTTGAAGTTGTTCACTTCACTAAGGAATAGTGGAGTCCTTGTTCACCAATGGTGGTAA